A single genomic interval of Notolabrus celidotus isolate fNotCel1 chromosome 13, fNotCel1.pri, whole genome shotgun sequence harbors:
- the znf513a gene encoding zinc finger protein 513a, whose product MPRKKQQNPQPVKLDSEDGVVFEAPENLTLDTDFFLGQDLEFDDPDHESKILGLEKFSEVAAEIGFSVYPLADEESPAYSQLSMESETENSHGATDNGRDEEGGASQSEPSFPPYLSCRGCGQLRDEPLGPGIDLVGPFCLRCCKASREAKSTDFCSPFGSMSGIRSGLQMDDDDDDDDDDMGDGMMDKDMTAEDKFPKLHSCHLCGFSSRYANHVKRHMKTHNGEKPYNCPLCTYASAQLVNLQRHLRIHTGEKPYKCDSCTFACSSLGNLKRHQRMHVPSLGGGHDVLPQRPIIGQNVLKRQLPGQRANEEVSSASAKVSEVVRPTSNLSLGAQNNNYMPTFDGLKGASPPPIPASNPAPGHQPPPLLENTVSGGGGRTNRGGVTDSAPLPPSLFPYTCRLCGIVLEDEDGTSAQICAKCTLEMLTKDSSSSPNSPGERSDKVYTCAACPFLTHYPNHLARHMKTHSGEKPYKCPQCDYASAHFDNLKRHHRVHTGEKPYKCHLCDYACGNLANLKRHQRVHSGLKPFQCAVCSYSCNQSMNLKRHMLRHTGEKPYKCQECGYTTGHWDNYKRHQKKHGLATDGWVKVPSAGMDGEQEGRKGMIGGGGGGGGGGGGQTQRKETGVDMQYMSREGGQTIHSCYKLEIV is encoded by the exons ATgcccagaaaaaaacaacagaatccACAGCCAGTCAAGT tggaTTCTGAAGATGGTGTAGTCTTTGAAGCTCCAGAAAACCTCACATTAGACACAGACTTCTTTCTCGGACAAGACCTGGAGTTTGATGACCCTGATCATGAGAGCAAGATTCTAGGTCTGGAAAAGTTTTCAG AAGTAGCAGCTGAGATCGGCTTCTCCGTGTACCCTCTGGCTGATGAGGAGAGCCCTGCGTACAGCCAGCTCAGCATGGAGAGTGAAACAGAAAACTCACACGGCGCCACTGACAACGGGAGGGATGAGGAGGGCGGAGCGTCCCAGTCGGAGCCCAGTTTCCCTCCCTACCTGTCCTGCAGGGGCTGCGGTCAGCTCCGCGATGAACCTTTAGGACCGGGCATAGACCTGGTGGGTCCGTTTTGCCTCAGGTGCTGCAAAGCCTCAAGGGAAGCCAAAAGCACGGACTTCTGCTCTCCCTTTGGAAGCATGAGCGGGATTCGCTCAGGTTTGCAGATGGACGACGACGATGATGACGACGACGACGACATGGGGGACGGGATGATGGACAAAGACATGACGGCTGAGGACAAATTCCCCAAACTGCACTCGTGTCACCTCTGCGGCTTCTCCTCCCGCTACGCCAACCACGTGAAGCGTCACATGAAGACGCACAACGGGGAGAAGCCCTACAACTGCCCGCTGTGCACTTACGCCTCGGCTCAGCTGGTGAACCTGCAGAGACACCTGCGCATTCACACCGGGGAGAAACCGTACAAATGTGACAGCtgcacttttgcctgcagttcCCTCGGCAACCTGAAGAGGCACCAGCGCATGCACGTGCCCTCTTTGGGGGGCGGACACGACGTGCTGCCACAGAGACCCATCATTGGACAGAACGTCCTCAAGAGGCAACTGCCCGGGCAGAGAGCCAATGAGGAAGTCTCTTCTGCTTCAGCCAAGG TTTCAGAAGTTGTGAGGCCGACTTCAAACCTGAGTTTGGGCGCACAGAACAACAACTACATGCCGACCTTTGACGGCTTAAAGGGGGCGTCACCTCCACCCATACCCGCCTCCAACCCAGCTCCTGGACACCAACCTCCACCTCTGCTGGAGAACACAGTCAGTGGCGGCGGCGGCAGGACAAACAGAGGGGGCGTGACAGACAGTGCCCCCCTCCCCCCGTCACTTTTCCCTTACACCTGCCGGCTGTGCGGCATCGTCCTGGAGGACGAGGACGGCACCTCGGCGCAGATTTGCGCCAAATGCACCCTCGAAATGCTGACTAAAGACTCGTCCTCGTCTCCTAACAGTCCCGGAGAGCGCAGCGACAAGGTGTACACCTGCGCCGCCTGCCCCTTCCTCACACACTACCCCAACCACCTGGCACGCCACATGAAAACTCACAGCGGCGAGAAACCGTACAAGTGCCCACAGTGCGACTACGCCTCAGCGCACTTCGACAACCTCAAGCGGCACCACAGAGTGCACACGGGCGAGAAACCCTACAAGTGCCATTTGTGCGATTACGCCTGCGGGAACTTGGCCAACTTGAAGCGCCACCAGCGCGTGCATTCAGGCCTGAAGCCGTTCCAGTGCGCCGTCTGCAGCTACAGCTGCAACCAGAGCATGAACCTGAAGCGGCACATGCTGCGGCACACGGGGGAGAAGCCGTACAAGTGCCAGGAGTGCGGCTACACCACGGGCCACTGGGACAACTACAAGAGGCACCAGAAGAAGCACGGCCTGGCCACGGACGGCTGGGTCAAAGTGCCGAGCGCCGGCATGGATGGAGAACAGGAAGGGAGGAAAGGGAtgataggaggaggaggaggaggaggaggaggtggaggtggtcagACTCAGAGGAAAGAAACAGGCGTGGATATGCAGTACATGTCCAGGGAGGGAGGACAGACGATCCACTCGTGCTACAAACTTGAGATTGTTTGA